One window of the bacterium genome contains the following:
- a CDS encoding OsmC family protein → MKRKASAVWKGDLKGGKGTMSSESGLLKDAQYSFGTRFESGTGTNPEELIAAAHAGCFSMAFSGELGKQGFTPESIETAATVTLDFVDGKPTVTESHLEMTAKVPGISQEKFREIAEGAKAGCPISRLLSTKITLEAKLV, encoded by the coding sequence ATGAAGCGGAAAGCCAGTGCGGTCTGGAAGGGTGATCTGAAGGGCGGCAAGGGAACGATGTCTTCGGAGAGCGGACTTCTGAAAGACGCGCAATACTCGTTCGGCACGCGGTTCGAGAGCGGCACGGGAACCAATCCCGAAGAGCTCATCGCGGCGGCGCACGCGGGATGTTTTTCGATGGCATTCTCGGGGGAATTGGGGAAGCAAGGATTCACGCCGGAGAGCATCGAAACGGCGGCCACGGTCACGCTCGATTTCGTGGACGGCAAGCCGACGGTGACGGAGAGCCACCTCGAAATGACGGCGAAGGTTCCGGGCATCTCACAAGAGAAATTCCGGGAGATTGCCGAGGGAGCGAAGGCGGGTTGCCCGATCTCGCGGCTACTCAGCACGAAGATTACGCTGGAAGCAAAGCTCGTGTAA
- the bshA gene encoding N-acetyl-alpha-D-glucosaminyl L-malate synthase BshA, producing MKIGIICYPTYGGSGVVATELGLALAGRGHEIHFFSTARPFRLGPFRSGVFFHEVPVVHYPLFEHTPYTLTIASTLYETIKLHGLDVIHAHYAIPHAAAAYLAREMGGGRPPVVTTLHGTDITLVGSHPAYAPVVKFTIDASDRVTAVSESLARETHERIGVTREIRVIPNFVCGTMYRRMNRETLRDLLAPGDVPVLMHISNFRPVKRVSDLVRAFIRVRERVKCRLLLVGDGPERAQAERIAQEAGVLEDVLCLGNQGDIVELLSIADVYCLPSETESFGLSALEAMACEVPVVASRVGGLPEVVADGETGYLFEMGNVSEMAERMLGLVMNREGCRAMGRAARERALELFPQEKIVSRYEALYGEIA from the coding sequence ATGAAAATCGGAATCATCTGTTATCCGACCTACGGCGGGTCGGGCGTGGTGGCGACGGAACTGGGGCTGGCGCTGGCCGGGCGCGGGCACGAGATCCATTTCTTCTCGACGGCGCGGCCGTTTCGATTAGGCCCGTTTCGCAGCGGGGTGTTCTTCCATGAAGTGCCGGTGGTGCACTATCCGCTCTTCGAGCACACGCCGTACACGCTGACCATCGCCTCCACGCTCTACGAAACGATCAAGCTGCACGGGCTGGACGTGATCCACGCGCACTACGCGATTCCGCACGCGGCGGCGGCGTATCTGGCGCGCGAAATGGGCGGCGGGCGGCCGCCGGTGGTGACGACGCTGCACGGAACCGACATCACGCTGGTGGGATCGCATCCCGCTTATGCGCCGGTGGTGAAATTCACGATTGACGCTTCCGATCGGGTGACGGCGGTGTCGGAGTCTCTGGCGCGGGAGACGCACGAGCGAATCGGCGTGACGCGGGAGATACGCGTGATTCCCAACTTCGTGTGCGGGACGATGTATCGCCGGATGAATCGGGAAACGCTGCGCGACCTGCTCGCTCCGGGGGACGTGCCGGTGCTCATGCATATCTCTAATTTCCGGCCGGTGAAGCGGGTGAGCGATCTGGTGCGGGCGTTCATCAGGGTGCGCGAGCGCGTGAAATGCCGGCTGCTGCTGGTCGGCGACGGCCCGGAGCGGGCGCAGGCCGAACGGATCGCGCAGGAGGCGGGAGTTCTCGAAGACGTGTTGTGTCTGGGAAATCAGGGCGACATCGTGGAACTGCTCTCGATTGCCGACGTGTATTGCTTGCCGTCGGAAACGGAGTCGTTCGGACTATCCGCGCTGGAGGCGATGGCTTGCGAGGTGCCGGTGGTGGCGTCGCGGGTGGGAGGGTTGCCGGAGGTGGTGGCTGACGGTGAGACCGGGTATCTTTTTGAGATGGGAAACGTCAGCGAGATGGCCGAGCGGATGCTGGGATTGGTGATGAACCGCGAGGGATGCCGGGCGATGGGCCGAGCCGCGCGGGAACGGGCGCTGGAACTGTTTCCGCAGGAGAAGATTGTCTCACGGTATGAAGCGTTGTACGGGGAGATTGCGTAA
- a CDS encoding DUF2284 domain-containing protein, protein MKDRTELEALFAKQGYADYKWIRPQDIVVAEWVRMKCTFGCDEYGRNACCPPNTPSVDACRRFFDEYNSIAIFRFAKQVDKPEDRRPWARQVNDGLVELEREVFLSGHEKAFVLFMDSCRVCTECVPGRAECKNPQAARPGPEAMAVDVFSTARNCGYPIEVLADYTQTMNRYAFLLIE, encoded by the coding sequence ATGAAAGATCGCACAGAATTGGAAGCCTTGTTTGCGAAGCAAGGGTACGCGGACTACAAGTGGATTCGTCCGCAGGACATCGTGGTCGCCGAGTGGGTGCGGATGAAGTGCACGTTCGGCTGCGATGAGTATGGCCGGAACGCCTGCTGCCCGCCCAACACTCCCTCGGTGGATGCCTGCCGGAGATTCTTCGATGAATACAACTCAATCGCGATCTTCCGATTCGCGAAACAAGTGGACAAACCGGAAGATCGCCGGCCGTGGGCGAGGCAGGTGAATGACGGACTGGTGGAACTCGAGCGGGAGGTCTTTCTGTCCGGCCATGAGAAGGCGTTCGTGCTGTTCATGGATTCCTGCCGCGTCTGCACGGAATGTGTTCCCGGCCGGGCCGAGTGCAAGAATCCGCAAGCGGCGCGGCCCGGGCCGGAAGCGATGGCTGTGGACGTCTTTTCCACCGCTCGGAACTGCGGCTATCCCATCGAAGTCCTCGCGGACTACACGCAAACCATGAACCGTTACGCATTCCTACTGATCGAATAA